In Nitrospira sp., a single genomic region encodes these proteins:
- a CDS encoding sigma 54-interacting transcriptional regulator: MRNHDESYRALLAVTNVLNSQRDTDSLWRAITEQIRKVLPWERAGVTLYNPDSDSFRFYAVETTLPHRELPRDAVIPKVGSAVGWVHENRTSHVRPDLRRQRLFLEDDYYLREGLGRMINSPLMVGNACIGTLNIGSVECGDPDPTDLEFLQHVATQIAYAIDHVQAYEQIDRLRHQLARENEYLVEELKLTHNFGAMVGLSAPFRTALMQAEAVGSTGTTVLVTGETGTGKELMARAIHELSVRRDKPFVRVNCAALPMGLVESELFGHERGAFTGADQRRAGRFELANGGTLFLDEIGEMPLEAQAKLLRVLEDGLVDRVGGTHPVPVDVRIVAATNSDLVTAVNEGRFRQDLYYRLHVFPITLPPLRERREDIPLLARHFLEAYRAKLKRPMLELSAESMSRLTGYSWPGNVRELQNVIERAVILARTPVVTIEPQALATGGGEAESTSNLVDVERRHILRVLESVHWRIYGTYGAAAQLGMNPSTLRSRMKKLGLSRPVNLPLV, encoded by the coding sequence ATGCGGAATCACGATGAAAGCTATCGCGCATTGCTCGCCGTCACCAATGTGCTGAATTCCCAGCGCGACACGGACAGCCTCTGGCGCGCCATCACCGAGCAGATCAGAAAGGTTCTGCCGTGGGAGCGGGCCGGCGTCACCCTGTACAATCCTGACAGCGATTCGTTCAGGTTCTACGCCGTGGAAACGACATTGCCGCATCGGGAGTTGCCGCGTGACGCGGTCATTCCCAAGGTCGGTAGCGCCGTGGGGTGGGTACACGAGAATCGGACCAGCCACGTCCGCCCGGACCTCCGGCGTCAACGGCTGTTTCTTGAGGACGACTACTACCTGCGCGAGGGATTGGGCCGCATGATCAACTCGCCGCTCATGGTGGGCAACGCCTGTATCGGAACGTTGAACATCGGCAGCGTGGAATGCGGGGATCCTGACCCCACAGATCTGGAATTCCTTCAGCACGTGGCCACTCAGATCGCATACGCGATCGACCATGTCCAGGCGTACGAACAGATCGATCGGCTGCGGCATCAGCTGGCCCGCGAAAACGAATACCTGGTCGAGGAGCTGAAGCTCACGCACAACTTCGGCGCGATGGTGGGGTTGAGCGCGCCGTTCCGAACCGCCCTGATGCAGGCGGAGGCCGTAGGATCGACCGGCACCACGGTGCTGGTCACCGGGGAGACCGGCACGGGAAAGGAACTCATGGCGCGGGCCATCCATGAGCTGAGTGTCCGCCGGGACAAACCGTTCGTTCGCGTGAATTGCGCGGCGCTTCCGATGGGCTTGGTCGAAAGCGAGCTGTTCGGCCACGAGCGAGGCGCGTTTACCGGCGCAGACCAACGGCGCGCGGGTCGCTTTGAGCTGGCCAACGGCGGCACGCTCTTTTTGGACGAAATCGGCGAGATGCCGCTCGAAGCCCAGGCCAAGCTGCTCCGCGTCCTTGAGGACGGGTTGGTGGACCGTGTCGGCGGCACGCACCCTGTTCCAGTCGACGTCCGCATCGTCGCCGCGACGAATTCGGATCTGGTCACCGCCGTCAACGAAGGACGGTTTCGCCAGGACTTGTACTATCGGCTGCACGTGTTTCCCATCACCTTACCGCCGCTGCGGGAGCGGCGAGAAGACATCCCGCTTCTCGCGCGACATTTTCTTGAGGCCTATCGGGCAAAATTGAAACGCCCGATGTTGGAGTTGAGCGCGGAGTCGATGTCGCGCCTCACGGGCTATTCCTGGCCCGGCAATGTGCGCGAGCTGCAGAATGTGATCGAACGGGCCGTCATCTTGGCGCGCACGCCCGTCGTCACCATTGAACCCCAGGCCCTGGCCACGGGAGGCGGCGAGGCTGAATCGACATCCAACCTCGTCGACGTCGAGCGACGTCACATCCTGCGCGTGCTGGAGTCCGTGCATTGGCGGATCTATGGGACGTACGGAGCGGCGGCGCAGCTCGGGATGAATCCCAGCACCCTCCGAAGCCGCATGAAGAAACTCGGACTCAGCCGACCCGTCAATCTTCCCTTGGTCTAA